A genomic segment from Glycine soja cultivar W05 chromosome 20, ASM419377v2, whole genome shotgun sequence encodes:
- the LOC114401351 gene encoding protein ALP1-like, giving the protein MVRPGSTVPAKIRESTRFYPYFKDCIGAIDGTHIPASVKGRDVSSYRDRHGNISQNVLAACNFDLEFMYVLSGWEGSAHDSKVLSDALARKNGLKVPQGKYYLVDCGFPNRRKFLAPYRGVRYHLQDFAGHGNDPENEKELFNLRHASLRNVIERIFDIFKSRFTIFKSAPPFLFKTQAELVLACAALHNFLRK; this is encoded by the exons ATGGTTAGACCAGGCTCAACTGTGCCTGCAAAAATAAGGGAAAGCACAAGGTTTTATCCTTATTTTAAG GATTGCATTGGAGCTATTGATGGTACACATATTCCCGCATCAGTAAAAGGACGAGATGTAAGCAGTTATCGTGATCGTCATGGAAATATATCACAAAATGTATTAGCTGCTTGTAACTTTGATTTGGAATTCATGTACGTTCTTAGCGGGTGGGAGGGTTCAGCACATGATTCCAAGGTGTTAAGTGATGCTTTGGCAAGGAAGAATGGACTTAAAGTGCCCCAAGGTAAGTATTATCTGGTGGATTGTGGATTTCCTAATCGACGCAAATTTTTAGCCCCATATCGAGGTGTACGATATCATCTACAAGATTTTGCAGGTCACGGTAATGACcctgaaaatgaaaaggaattatTTAATCTTCGGCATGCATCCTTAAGGAATGTGATTGAGaggatatttgatatttttaaatcgCGGTTCACAATTTTTAAGTCAGCACCTCCATTTCTATTTAAAACACAAGCAGAGCTTGTGTTGGCATGTGCAGCACTTCATAATTTTCTTCGCAAATAA
- the LOC114402064 gene encoding uncharacterized protein At2g29880-like, translating to MMSTLMRNNSGFGWDPIGKTFTAHEDVWKYYLKSHPSHSKLRGKSMVDYEYLKIVVGGGVSSGNNSISVDPDDTDATTFEPENRTVGIEEFSYDPNSDTFITPNNYEPAYQPPSPNQPDCQPEHSILCNPQYIWPITICYK from the exons ATGATGTCAACCCTTATGCGCAACAACTCTGGCTTTGGATGGGACCCAATTGGAAAAACTTTCACTGCTCATGAGGATGTATGGAAATATTACTTAAAG tctcaCCCAAGTCACAGCAAACTTCGAGGAAAAAGTATGGTTGATTATGAGTATTTGAAGATCGTTGTTGGGGGTGGAGTTTCTAGCGGGAATAATTCTATATCAGTCGATCCAGATGATACTGATGCAACAACTTTTGAGCCAGAAAATAGAACTGTTGGGATAGAAGAATTTTCATATGATCCTAATAGTGATACATTCATAACACCAAATAACTATGAACCAGCATATCAGCCTCCATCACCAAACCAACCAGATTGTCAGCCAGAACACTCGATATTGTGTAATCCGCAATACATTTGGCCGATCACAATTTGCTACAAGTGA